CATTTATGTTTTTCCTTTTATTTAATATAAAAGTGCTCTCAATTTTGTTATGCATAGGTTGGGTGATGCTCTGGCCTCTTTAAGTGCAAAGAAAGAGCCTGTTCTGTCTGGGAATTCAAGACTTATACAAATCTTAGCTGACTCTCTTGGTAAATAGTTTCTTTCTCCATAAGGGTCTAATTATTTTTTGTCCTAAGTGCAATATAGTCTGTTCCTGGTTGGTTGCAACCAAAGTGCTAACGGAGGGTGTATCCATCTGATGCCCCCTTTCATACGTCCGTACCccccaaaaagaaatatgaaacaaTTTGTTTTTAGGAGATTGTAGGGCAAAATCAATGTGCCATGCTTCATAATTTTGATACAAATAATCCACATGATAAGAACACAAAATACTAACTACTCCTAAGAATTTGTAATAAAAGATGAAATATAATTAATATTAAGTGAAGTATATCTTATACTCTCATCTGTTTTTGTTCTCACAGTTTCTACTGAGTTTAATTACGTAGTTTAAAATGATGTAAGGCCATATGAGATCCTTACCATCTTAACCTTTAATAGAATTTTTCATGTTTGCATAATTGCAATTTGGAAAGTGTAGTACCACAATAACATGTTTGATAATGCATGGTTGATTCATGGAAATGGAAATGCATCTGCTTCGTAAAAATCAGAGTCTGTTACCCATCCTTTGGTGATCCAAGCCCCCCTTCTATGTTTGACACATTAAGAAAATAAGAAATGGTAATGCATGTGAAATCAACATATGATGGAAAAACACTAGTAGCTTTTATGCCCTATTACTCTTATTGACCAATGCAATTACCTGATGCTACCATTCATATGGTATAACTAGGAAAAGAGTGATTAGATACTTGCGGTAAGGTGACCTAAGACGAGCACCAACCGCCCTGACGCCTAAGCGCCTAAAGCGGGCATAATTGTAAGGCGCTGCTTATAAACAATGCGATACTTATAAGATTTTCTAGGGTCCATGTATATTTGTCTATCCGAACACAGGCCGAAGGGAAAATGGTTCCCTTTATATAGCATAAAACAGATGTAGTAAGACCAAAAGGAAGCTTCCACCTCCTACCAATACCATTCTTAGTTTTACGTTTCTTCGTTCGTGCAGGAAGCAGCTCGAAGATTTTGTTGGTTGTGCATGTAAGTCCAAGTGCTTCAAATTTGTCTAGAACTTTGCCCACACTCAGTTTTTCGGCCAGAGCAAGAAATGCTGAATTGAGCCTTGGAAATCGTGATACCATCAAGAAATGGAGAGATGTGGTATGGGTTTGATCGATATTTGCATGGTCCCATTTTAACTCTTATAGCCATTTAACCATGTTTCTATTTTATTCATAGGCTAATGATTCACGTAAAGAATTGCATGAGAAAGAAAAGGAGGTTTCGGACTTGAGACAAGAAGTTTTAGGGTTGAAACTTTCTCTCTCAGAGGCCAATGACCAATGCACACTGCTCTTCAACGAAGTGCAGAAGGCATGGAGAGTTTCTTCTACACTACAAACTGACCTGAAGGTCAATACTACCCATACTACTGCTCTGAATCAAACTAATGCCAAGCTAAATACAGTCAATTATGACCATTTGGACAGTTATTTTACTGAGGCCCCTGTTGTTTGATTAAAAAAATGTGTGTCCAAATAAATATTATTTAAGAGTGCATGCACATGAACATTTATATCTTTGACACTAATATTGACAAAAAGTTTAGTTTTGTAGTTATATTATTAGTAATTTGTCATCAGAGGTACTTGGATATCATAGTATCTTCTACAACTTTTAGTAACAGCCAGTAAAAATGTAATGGTCAAATGTGTGTGTATTTGGCCATTGTCTGAAATAACATCTATTGAGAACATACAGGGCGATTCGTGCGTTTCTAGTTTTAATGTATCCTAGTCCTGGGATGATTAATTCCAACTTTATGTGGAAAAGCTACAGTAATGCTGATGGTGCATCTCTGTTTAATCTTCAGTAATTGATGTTGATGGTGCATCTCTGTTCAATCTTCAGTAATTTATGTTGCTAATATATCATTCAGATGTTATTCCAGGATGCACTAACTCGTAAGTGTAGTTCAGTTCACTGATTACGAGTCGAAGGACTAGTCGAGACTAGTCGATGGACTAGTCCATGAGTCGCAACTGTGGTGTCGACTGCGAATCTTGTGTAGACTAATTCGATGAGTCGAGCGGTCGAGAGACTAGTCTACGACTAGTCTAGACTAGTCCTGCTGTCTGAGTCGCTCGACTCAAATTTGGGAGGGGGAAATTGGAGAGCGAGCTATGAGAACAAGCAGCCTGGACGAGGCCACCGCCAGCACCCACTGACCCGCCGTCGGGACGGCGGATGGCGAAGCAAGGCGCGGCAGCTGGCCGGAGCTCGTGCTcgggcggcggccatggccgtGCCCCGTAGGCGCGTGCGGCCCTGCcacaaagagagggggagagaaagagaggagaagagaagagGCACGGCGGTGGTCGGTGGGCTCGCCGGCGGCGGTGGCTGGAGGCGCGGGTCGCGCGCGCGCGTGCTTTTGTGCGTGAtggcgcaggcggcggcgacgggatcgATCGGGAGCTAGGGTTACAGAGGCTGGGATGGGAAGTAGGCTAAGTAGGCTGGCTACTTGGGCCCAAATGGGCCAGCTGGGGGTGGCGTGCTGAGCGGCACTGGGCTAGGCCTGGCGAGCGTTGGCTAGCACTGCTGGTTTTATTGTATCTGTTGTAATGTGTTGTACAGTTTACTACTCCATACTGCTACTAGGTATTAGTAGTTGACTACTACAGTACTTTGTCGACTAGTCTAGCACTAGTCTAAGACTAGTCCGAttagtctatgagtctcaacctCGGAACGACTCAACGACTTGTCGACTCGTAATCCTTGGTTCAGTTATAATCTTTTGGATACTCAACCTGCAGTCTTGTAGTATTAAACATTGAAGGTGATTGACATTTTTGTTGTTCTTATCTATCGCAGTCTGAAAATTTAATGCTCGCTGACAAGCACAAGATTGAGAAAGAACAGAACAATCAGCTAAGGGACCAGATTTCTCGTCTTTTGGAAGTTGAGCAAGAGCAGAAAATTAAGATGCATGAACGCGATTTAACAATTCAATCGCTACAGGTTAAATGTTAATATGTTTGCTTATTATCAACAATCTATATTTGTCAAATTAGATAGGGCAGAATTTTGTTTCAGTATTGATGCTTATACTATTTCTTCTTGAAATTATTTTGTCTCCCTTTTCAAAAAAATTCTCTTGATTAATGCTAttgttttttttgcgggtgagaTTAATGCTATTGTTAATATGTTCACTAAAAAAGCTAGtcatgttttgtgttgtgtatgATTCTTTCACTCAATTTAGCAGTGGCTTTTGATGTATAGTCTTGGACCCTGTAAATATGTAAAGCAACAACCTTCAAAATGGTGGTGCATTTCTATTTAGCATGTGTTGGCTCCATGAAAAAATATCTATGGCGTGTGGTAGCTTCTTACAGTGCAGCCATAAAAATTCATGCTGCAAGATAATGCATTTTTTTAGCATTTGATAGCTTCTTACAGTGCAGCCATAAAAATTCATGCTGCAAGATAATGCATTTTTTTAGCATTCCACTCACGTATAATGGTATAAGTATATGCAACAGAGTGCGGTTCATCCTTGGGTTTTTATTCACCATGCCATCATCATGTAGATGTTTTTGGACTCTCATTCTGGCTATACCATGTTTCAACTTCACTAACattctccccgcaaaaaaaaaaaacttcattAACATTCTCTTTTGCCCAACTAAATTGTATCATAATTTGGCATCTAATCTGGTTCTTCCTTTCCTAATCTGGCCATAAGGGACTATAATGTGATTACGACCAGCTTGTCTGTCACACTATTCAATAGTAGTGTATAGCTACCCGAGTTTTACTATTTGTGCATCTGCTGGTGAGATTTGAGTGTTAACTGACGTAGTATGGTTAGAAAGCCAACTTTTTTATATATTCGAATACCCACTTGTATTTTGCATGCTTATTTTGTTCCTACAATTTACAGGCAAAACTTAAGTCCATTGAGTCTCAACTTAATGACGCTCTGAACTCTAGTGATGCAAGATCAACAATTGGATCTGAATCTGCTTCAGTTATTTCAACCCCAAAGATGATGGAATCAACCGCTGAGTCATCATCAGTGACCAAAAGGCTTGAAGAGGAGTTAGCAAAGAGGGATGCCCTTATTGAGGTATTGATACTTTAATTATCTTTCATCACCAAGTATTATTTGTTCCACCTCATGCAAATGTGAGATTTTTGCTTGAATTATATACTTACGTAATTACAAAAAATTACCTCAAGTTTGAGTACGCGACTAATTAGTGGTGTCTCTGGACTTCTTTTACCAGTTCTTTCCCACCCACTGATAGCAACTAATAATGTAATTTTAATTGGTCAAACTGATCGTCGTTTGAGCAACGAGCGCTCTCACTGTCAATTTCAAAGGCATTTGCATTCAGCTTAGGAGTTTCCATCCTACCTGCACAAGGTGCAAATTTGAGAAGACAGTTTTATAGAACACTGTTGGTTGTTTGTATTCATGTTCTCATGCATAATAAAGCAAGATTATATATAAAAAGGATCTTAAAGCTATACTTATTTATCATGGATCTGATTTCTATACTCAGATTAGGAGACCTGCTAGCTTAGTGCTAACAACTCTATTGGTATCATGTACCACCTGATGTTCAACACCAATTTTTGACGAGACTTGTTTGCATCCAGTTAAATTGTATGCACTACTTTTGGAGTTCTGTGTGTTATGATGGGCGTGTATGATTTCTCTATTCTTTATATTTATTTAAGCCAAGACAAGTCAAGCTTCTGGTTCCTTCGGTTTTATGAACCGTTGGCCTTCATTTTCTGCGCTTTAATTAATGTCTTACTTTTGAAACATTGCCTTGATTAATGTAGAAACTGCATGAGGAGAATGAGAAGCTCTTCGACAGACTTACAGAGAAATCGGGATTAGCAAGCTCTCCTCAGGTGTCCTTGAATACCTTCACTTTATTCAACTGTTGGGCCCTTTTTTATTCAGTTTGTCCCATTTACTGGACTCCTTTAGTGCTTGTGAAAAGGTCTAAAGATAAGTCATTTCTGGCACTTTGTCTTGTCTGTCCCTTGATGCTGCAGTGCATGTTCAGGCATTTTTGCACCCCACAAGGGACCAAAATTCTACTTTCTTCAATCTGCACGTGTGGCTTTGCGAGTGATGATCATGATCCTCCATTCCTTATGGTGTGATGATTTTTTTTATCCATCTACCTTGGAATGACCTGGGAATGTGACATTTGTGTGTATATCTTACTTGCCTATTGTTCCTTCTTCCCTTTTCCACTTTAAGTTAGAATTAATACGAACTGTTAACTGCATATCTTCTAACTGCCCTCACTTGTCCTTTATAATAGAGAGCTTGTTCAACGTAGCAAATGCAGAAACTCCACATGAGTTTATAACTTCACCATTCTTGTTTTGTTCTCAATGTCTTTCAGTGTACTGTGTCAACGTGAGCTGTGCCAAGAAGCTTTTATTTTATATAAGTACTCATTGATAGCATTTCTCTTTATGATCTGTCAGTAACTCTATTTTGCAAATAGTTTAGAAAAGCTGTGTTTGCAAATTTTGCTATAAAGCTTATAATGTTCTCATGCAGTAATATTTGTCTGTAGGCTCCAAGTCCATCTTCAAACCAAGTAACTAATGCTCAGGGAAGGGATATAGGCAGGTAAATGCTACTATGCATACATGTGCAATCAGTCAATCTCACTGTTTTTTGCAATAAAAAAAGTATCCGACCATGTTCCATTTACAACTGTATTTGCAGGAGCAACAGTGCCAAAACTCAATCACCAGATGTATTTCCAGCAACAATGTCTCAGGACAAAACTGGAAACAGTGGAGCTATAGTGAAATCAAGCAATGAGTTAGCAAAAACTACACCTGCTGGGGAGTACCTGACTTCGGCACTGATGGATTTTGATCCTAACCACTTTGAGGGATTTGCTGCAATAGCTGATGGTGCAAATAAGCTTTTGATGCTGGTCAGTACTgctaaattaacagaaaatattTGCATTGTACCTATAAGAGTTCTATTCTTCTATTGTTATAAGCTGGTTTTGCATATTTATCATTTCATTGTTGTTTTGTTATGGTCACCGGCCATCCACTAAAGCTATGACCCATTCAGAACGTCCAGTTCCATCAGATGGTCATTGGACTGTTAGGTGATTTATGGGATCGGAGAGGATATGAAAATCCAGTACCTGTCAGGATGCTGCTGTGTAGTTGGTTGTTGATGCCTGTTCTCATCTTACTAGGCTGTATGTGGCACTAACTGGAACAACTCTGTACAGAAGTTGGATGGGTACGGTCTGTCCAAGTTGTGAATTTgttttgattttgatcttttgatgtCCAATGCATTTTGTCCCTAATTTGTCTAGGTAGAAGAATGGTGCCGATTGGTTAGAGTTGATGCGAATCACCACAAAATCCAGTTTAGTATAATATGTCCAAAGCCCTACATGCCCAAAACCCTACTTTGACAGCTGCCTACATTTTGCATGACAAGCAGATACTACCATCCCATTTTCATATTCAGCGCAGTGATGCTAGtcattgttttctttctttcatgggAATATCTAGAGATTGTGATGTGCTGTGTGGTTTCTTGATTAAGTGGCCAGGCGTTCATATGGGATTTTTATACAGTTCCTTGATTTGAGCACTATGTCTGAGGTCTGAAATCCTCAGCCTTTTTTAACTGTTTATTATAGGCTACATTAGGTATGTGAAAGCCTAGTCTGTTTCAGTTTCATGGTATTCCTGTCATAGTAAATGTTGATTTCCATTCATGAGCGACTATGTAATTATGATATGCTTCCAGGTATTGGCTGCAGTTATCAAAGCGGGTGCTGCTAGGGAGCATGAGATACTTGCCGAGATCCGAGATGCTGTCTTCTCGTTCATTCGCAAAATGGAACCAAGAAAAGTTATGGATACCATGCTAGTTTCAAGGGTCCGGATATTATACATTAGATCTTTGCTTGCTAGGTCCCCAGAACTTCAGTCCATCAAGGTGCAATGTCGCTGTCTTGCTTTTATCTATTATATTATTTTAAGCCAAGAGGCCCCATCCTTTTGTACTAAATGGGTTAGGGTATTTGTCCATTTGTTCCTTCTTCAAGGTTTCTCCAATTGAACGTTTTCTGGAGAAATCAAATAGTACTAGTCGGAGCAGAGGTTCTAGCAGGGGAAGTAGTCCTGGCAGGTCTCCTGGTTACCACCATGATCATGGTTCACGGGTTGCCTTAATGGATGAAAATGTGCATGGTTTCAAGGTTAACATTAAACAGGAAAAGAAATCAAAATTCTCCTCGATTGTTCTGAAGCTTCGTGGGATTGAGGAGGTATGTCTTGTTCTCCTTTAGCTGTTGCAGAAGTAGCACTCCCACTGAAAATTGCTTGCATATGTTACTGTTAGATCTATTTCATTTTGGATATATCTGCGGTTCTGATGGGGTCCCTATGCTTTATTGCTTGCATGGTCACTTAAGTACAGATTTTTGGTCATCATAGTGATGCTAATATGTCAGGCTAGGACATGTTATGCTGATATATTGCCACTGAATGATCTGAAGGGCTTGCCGTGCTTCTAGATGTTTTACCTATTTGAATATGTGCTAGCATTTAGTAATTGGTATTAGTGCTACATTTGACAGGAGACTTGGAGACAACATGTCACTGGAGGAAAGCTTCGGGAAATTACCGAGGAAGCGAAGGCTTTTGCGATTGGAAACAAAGCCTTGGCTGCTCTTTTTGTTCACACACCTGCTGGTGAATTACAACGCCAAATCCGAGCATGGCTTGCAGAGAACTTTGATTTTCTATCTGTAACTGGTGGAGATGTTGCTGGAGGAACTACTGGGCAACTTGAATTGTTATCTACCGCtatcatggatggatggatggctggcCTTGGTACAGCGCAGCCCCCAAGCACTGATGCTCTAGGCCAGCTGTTATCTGAGTACAGCAAGCGTGTTTACACATCACAGCTACAACACTTGAAGGTTTTATTTACCCGTCTCACGTTCTGGTCTAACAAATCCAGTACAATTGTTTCTCTTATCCTTCGTAATATTGCAGGACATAGCTGGCACATTGGCAACAGAGGAGGCTGATGATCCTGTTCATGTCAGTAAGCTGCGCTCTGCTCTGGAGTCCGTCGATCATAAAAGAAGAAAGGTGCCTGTAGCTCCCTCACAAAATTTACTTTCATGTGTTGCACTTGGTACACTTCACTTGATGGACTTCTCAAATTTATGAATGAAGTGCGTAAACATGATCTGTGGTTCAAATTTTGGTGATGGAATAAGTTTCTCTCTGCCTGCtctttactaaaaatatttttaaCTCACTAAGCAAGTCCTGGGGTTCACGTTGATGTATGATGAAGTCACGTTTCCACACTCCTTTTGTAGCTTCGTACATTTGAACTATTTAAGTTGACACTTTTACTTGTGGCATCTCACCCTTGTCATACTCTTACCAGATCATGCAACAAATGCGGATTGATACTGCCTTGTTAACCAAAGAAGAAGGTGGTTCACCTATCCGGAATCCTCCAACTGCTGCTGAAGATGCACGATTAGCATCTCTCATATCTCTAGACAACATCTTAAAGCAAGTCAAGGTCTGATGCTAATCATTTGTGCCTATATTTGTTTTGCCTTTTATGTTTTATACTGAGAGACATGTTTTCTAACACCATACTTGTTCATTTTTGGACATCAGGAAGTAATTAAACAAAGCTCTACAAGACCATTACGAAAATCGAAAAAGAAAGCATTGCTAGAATCATTGGATGACCTCTTGGCACAGATGCCTTCTCTTCTTGACATTGATCATCCATGTGCTCAGAAGCAGATCACGGATGCACGCAATGCTGTAGAGGTATGTACATAGTATCTCATAATCTTTGCCCTGAATGATAGAGTAGTACTTATATTTACATAgtattacctccgtcccaaaaagcttgtaaaacgtgtctagatacatccatatctagataaatctaatacaagctttttgggacggagggagtatctgataATCTATGCCCTGAAGAAAGAGTATGATTTATTGATTTTTGACCCCTCAAATAGAAATGGGGTTATGATAAAAAGATGAAGGATTTTGTTTCTTTGCAAGACAGTTCTCTCTAAATCGTACTAGATCTCTTTTGTAACAGGAGGTTTAGTAACTTCTGACTTGCAAAATTTCAACTTTATATTTAGGTTAACTAATCATTACTCTCTTTGGGTTTCTGTACATACACTAGGATGAGGGCCACCTTTACATTTTGCAATCTAGTATGAATCCCAGCTGATTGGTTGTGGTAGTCATGAATTGTTAAGACAATTGTTTTTCTTTTTTCAATATAGCTTATGCATTGCGAGATAGGGTCTAGCTTATATGAATCCCAGGAGACAGAGGGAGTAGATCTCTTTTGTAACAGGAGGTTTAGTAACTTCTGACTTGCAAAATTTCAACTTTATATTTAGGTTAACTAATCATTACTCTCTTTGGGTTTCTGTACATACACTAGGATGTGGACCACCTTTACATTTTGCAATCTAGTATGAATCCCAGCTGATTGGTTGTGGTAGTCATGAATtgttaagacacaattgtttttctTTTTTCAATATAGCTTATGCATTGCGAGATAGGGTCTAGCTTATATGAATCCCAGCTGACGGCTCACTTGTCATGCCAAGGCCCAAACACCAAGTCTCAGTTATATTCCATTAACTTTAGCTGATGCAACACTAACATGTATGTGTACAGTCACTGCAAGAAGACCCCGATGATCCTGCCCCTGACCCCAACTTGAATTCCAACACGCTGGGAGAGAGCGAAGTTTCACAGTGGAACGTATTGCAGTTTAACACCGGAACGACAGCACCTTTCATCATAAAATGCGGAGCAAATTCGAGCTGTGAACTGGTTATCAAGGCTGATCAACGAGTCCAGGAACCTAAAGGTGGCGAGGTAATCCGCGTTGTTCCAAGACCATCTGTTCTTGCAGAGATGGGCTTTGAGGAAATGAAAGGCGTGTTTGAGCAATTGCCGGAAGCAGTCAGCTTGCTTGCCCTTGCACGATCCGCCGATGGCACAAGAGCCAGGTATTCTAGACTGTACAGAACTTTAGCTAGCAAAGTGCCTGCCTTGAAAGAGATTGTTGCAGAGATGGAGAGAGGTGGTGTTTTCAAGGATGTCAGATCATAGTGTTAGTTCATTTTGTAGAGTTATATGTAATGTTGTATATGGAGCCATTTGAGGGCATCCCATGTAGTAACTTTTTTTGTTTACACCATGAGCAAGCCTATGTTGTAGCATTGTCTTGGGTTAAGAGAGCTCATCTTTTCTCTCTGCCTGCCACCTCTGGATGGTCAATGATTCAAAATACATGGTTGTTGTAGTTCATGGATGCCCTTGTAATCTTAATTCTGCCTCTCTTTACGTACTGCTGAAAGGCATAGCTTCGACAGTTTGACAATTAACGAAGCCTAGCATGGGAACATCTCACAAGCCATTCGGCCATTTCAGCTGAGGTGTCTGTCCGACTTGTACTATTCTGTTATTTTCATGATTTTTTAGTATTTTACCATCTAAATCACCCACCAAATCCATAAAATGCAGAAGATGTGGCAAATTGGTTTGTCTTGGAAGGTCCCAGTGTCAAGTAAAGCTAGTAGATTCCCTGCAAAAAAAGAGTAAAGCTACTCTCTCCGTCCATAATGtaaaacgtttttgacactacactagtagaTAAACTTAACATTTTTTAGTACATCTTTGAAacgttttttaacactacactagtagATAAACTTAACATTTTTAGTACATCTTTGCCTTGTGGCTTCTCTGGTTGGTGGACTTTATTCTGTACGAATATTTATTTGATAGTACCATGGAAAGTTTCACATGCTCTATTTTGTATGTGATTTCAAAGGAATTTTTTCATCAAGTCTAAAGTTTTCTGATTTTATGACAACAATGACTTGCACCTAAATCTTTAGATAACTTCTTGCATTTTTGTAGTGACTCAACCAATTACGCATTTTCTTATTTTTGGGAATTTCAAAAGAATCCTACTATTCAtattccgttcctaaatataagtcattttagagattcTGATATAGACTACATACATAGCaatatgagtgaatctacacttcaaaatacgTCTATATTCATCCATATGTAGTCTATgttattaaaatctctaaaaagatttatatttaggaacggaggaagcaTATGGTTTTGAATCTTGACATTCTTTTATCTTAAGGAATCAACCAATCCAATTCCCTAGCCTCACTATGCCACCACTATTGCACAAGAACCCTCTAGTGATGGGCCCTTAGATCAGTGGTGGATTTACAACAGaattctgggggggggggggggggtgagaccCAAAATAAGAACAGTTGTCCAATCTAAGCCCTATAATTCTTAGGGTAAAATACTAAATTCCATCTAAGCCCTATAATCATTATTGCCTTAACGGAATTGTCCAAGGATGGGGGCCATGCGTCCCTCCCCCGAACTATACTAAGCTCTGTAGTACCTTAGATCCCGCAGTGATGGGTTTGGGGGCTTGTCACAAATCAACCTCTAGTTATTGAAGGGTACCCCTCCATCGACAGGCGCCGACTCGTCATTAAAGCTAAACTATCACTACAAGCCCTAGATTTTCATCCATTAGTGGTAAGTATGTAACCATTGATCGGCCTAGGACCCTATCTGCCAGTATTACTTAAAACACCACTGATGGGCTTATATTTTTGCTCGTCGGTGGTGCTTTCTAGGGATATAACTCTTTTGGCCATATACACATACAagtcacaattacaaaagattgaCCACCATTACCAAAAAATAACATCTATCACAGAGCACAATCACACACGGAAGCACTTCACAAGAAATACATGCTATGCTGAACTAAACCTCTAGCCATTGTTAACACTTAAATACAAGTTCACCCCGTAGCTGAGTATGTGGTCCCCACTAACTTATTATTTCTCTCAACATGTAACCATGTCACCTCAACATGCAGCCATGCAAAGCAAAAGGTTTTCCATTCTTTTATGATATATTtgtattcaataaatatttttcaACTATAATAATCAAATACAGTAAATTCATTTGTGTTTTTAGTTTCGCTTATGATATTATTAATTCATTCAAATATTCATGTTCAATACAATCAAATCTCATTGGAACATATTGAAACCAATACCCGCAACAATGTGTGGGTATCATCTAGTATCCAATATGAACAAGAACACATAGTATCATGCCAAAAAACACAAGTGTAAATGAGCTAGACCTCAATAACCAACCTCAAAATCAAATCCCAAAATCCTGACTAAAATAGCTCGCCTTCTCTGAAACAAACTACACAAAAATACACTAAATATTCTCACCTTGCTAGGCAAGGGTGAGATGAATATTAGCACACTGGGTGTGTTTTTTAAATGTCTGGGCCTCATGGTGTACCACATATCATTTATTGTGGGGTCTACTGATGTTGATATTCTAGTGGAAGCCATGCTTGTTCCATGCTAGGAGTTGGTTGTTTCTCTGGTTGATCTCCATTGTCCGTGTGACGCACATGGGTCAAAATTAGACTTTTAAGGTAACAACACCTATAACTAATTAGGGCGAAGGATGCTCTCCAAACTGGTGGAGTGACCATTTTTATTGACGACTTGACTATGCTCACCTTGGAGAGCAAGTGTGCCACACGGAATTAAGGAGCGTTCGCTTTGCCGCCGTCCACCTCCATGCCGCTAGCCACTCTAGCTCCGGCGGCCTCTTTCCCGTCGTTGGCCACTCCGGCTACGGCGACCACCCCCGGGGTCCTGTCATCGTTTCCTCGTCGCGTCGCGGCTACTAGATCTGGCACCCATGGCAGCTAGCCTGCGCTCTGCGTCCTCCTCATGCCATGGGGAGCGCCCCGTGGTATCCGGCCTCGGCCTCTCCTCTGCGTCGGAGGGCTCAGTTCCGGCCATGGCTTCGGagagggaggtggtggcggatcctttCGCTGCTTCTTCTCGCCGTATCGTGCCATGGCAGGAGGCTCCGGCGTCGAAGCGCACCCTCTGGAAGCGCCGCCGGGAGGCTGGGCCTCCGGTGGTGGATTCGCGTCGGGTCTCGCTGGGTCGCCATGAAGTCTCGCCGGAGATGAGGGATCGCTGCTTCAAGTGTTTGGAGAAAGGTCACTTTTTGAAGGATCGCACCAATCTGGTTGTCTGCCTTCGCTGTGGTTTGTCTGGCCATGTTGCCAGCCAGTGCAAGCGCCCTCGTAGTTCTTCGCCGGTGGAGGATCTCCGGCGCGACGCGACGGCCAAGGTCGCTCGGAGGTCGGGGGCTCCCGGGGGTGAGGCTGGTCTGGGCTCCTCCGCCGGTGGCGTGCCGGCGTCTGTCAGGCCGTCCCCTGGGC
The sequence above is drawn from the Triticum aestivum cultivar Chinese Spring chromosome 7A, IWGSC CS RefSeq v2.1, whole genome shotgun sequence genome and encodes:
- the LOC123155026 gene encoding kinesin-like protein KIN-14L, producing the protein MADARGGWSWDLPGFQPPTPAAGTPLAPPTAMPRAPPTAMVARSSEGAPRASGAMPVADRLDQLADSVQLAREDCLELRQEASDLLEYSNAKLGRVTRYLGFLADRTRKLDQAALETETRITPLIHEKKRLFNDLLTLKGNVKVFCRSRPLFEDEGSSAVEFPDDFTIRVNTGDESLTNPKKDYEFDRVYGPHIGQGELFHDVQPFVQSALDGYNISIFAYGQSRSGKTHTLEGSSHDRGLYLRCFEELFDLSNSDTTSTSHFNFYFTACELYNDQVRDLLSESRSTALKARMGVQESFVELVQEKVENPLEFSGALKTALQNQSVHSTKAIVSHLIITIHIHYRNYVTGEHLYSKLSLVDLPASECLLEEDANRDNVTDCLHVSKSLSALGDALASLSAKKEPVLSGNSRLIQILADSLGSSSKILLVVHVSPSASNLSRTLPTLSFSARARNAELSLGNRDTIKKWRDVANDSRKELHEKEKEVSDLRQEVLGLKLSLSEANDQCTLLFNEVQKAWRVSSTLQTDLKSENLMLADKHKIEKEQNNQLRDQISRLLEVEQEQKIKMHERDLTIQSLQAKLKSIESQLNDALNSSDARSTIGSESASVISTPKMMESTAESSSVTKRLEEELAKRDALIEKLHEENEKLFDRLTEKSGLASSPQAPSPSSNQVTNAQGRDIGRSNSAKTQSPDVFPATMSQDKTGNSGAIVKSSNELAKTTPAGEYLTSALMDFDPNHFEGFAAIADGANKLLMLVLAAVIKAGAAREHEILAEIRDAVFSFIRKMEPRKVMDTMLVSRVRILYIRSLLARSPELQSIKVSPIERFLEKSNSTSRSRGSSRGSSPGRSPGYHHDHGSRVALMDENVHGFKVNIKQEKKSKFSSIVLKLRGIEEETWRQHVTGGKLREITEEAKAFAIGNKALAALFVHTPAGELQRQIRAWLAENFDFLSVTGGDVAGGTTGQLELLSTAIMDGWMAGLGTAQPPSTDALGQLLSEYSKRVYTSQLQHLKDIAGTLATEEADDPVHVSKLRSALESVDHKRRKIMQQMRIDTALLTKEEGGSPIRNPPTAAEDARLASLISLDNILKQVKEVIKQSSTRPLRKSKKKALLESLDDLLAQMPSLLDIDHPCAQKQITDARNAVESLQEDPDDPAPDPNLNSNTLGESEVSQWNVLQFNTGTTAPFIIKCGANSSCELVIKADQRVQEPKGGEVIRVVPRPSVLAEMGFEEMKGVFEQLPEAVSLLALARSADGTRARYSRLYRTLASKVPALKEIVAEMERGGVFKDVRS